Proteins from a single region of Sulfurovum riftiae:
- a CDS encoding citrate/2-methylcitrate synthase, whose product MSSRLYTRDTQAIFWNNNKTAIQRMLDYDYTIGREKPSVAAIVAPTSGNKFEKFFYGPDEIMIPLYKSTADAVKEQPQADAFLNFASFRTAYDVTMEAIAMDGQFKSIMITAEGIPERLARKMNQAARDAGITVIGPATVGAIAPGAFKIANIGGTIENIVNSKLHRAGSCGLVTRSGGLFNELSNIIAINADGIAEGVAIGGDRFVGSVFIDHLLRMEENPEVKYMILLGEVGGTEEYKVIEAVKDGRIKKPVIAWCIGTIAKHFSSGVQFGHAGASANADAETAEAKNKAMAEAGIHVPESFNDLPAKIAEVYNTLKAEGIIGEIEEPELRIVPKVRRPKQFICTISDDRGEEATYAGFPISSVATPDTGKGIGDVISLLWFKKQYPKWATDFIETVIKTVADHGPAVSGAHNAKVTARAGKSVVEALVTGLLTIGPRFGGAIDGAAKYFKHADDNDMTPAEFLKYMKGEGVPIPGIGHRIKSLKNPDLRVTGLMNYAAEHFPATPLLDYARTVEALTTSKKENLILNVDGTIGILMVDMWRALGYSENEINDFIESGTLNAFFIVGRSIGFIGHVLDEKRLAMPMYRHPMDDILYDVQKAEPIA is encoded by the coding sequence ATGAGCAGTAGATTATATACTAGAGATACACAAGCGATTTTTTGGAACAACAATAAAACAGCGATCCAGAGAATGTTGGATTACGATTATACTATCGGAAGAGAAAAACCATCGGTAGCAGCTATTGTTGCACCGACAAGCGGGAACAAGTTCGAGAAGTTCTTCTATGGTCCCGATGAGATCATGATCCCTCTTTACAAGTCGACAGCAGATGCTGTGAAAGAGCAGCCTCAGGCAGATGCATTCCTGAACTTTGCATCATTCAGAACGGCTTATGACGTTACAATGGAAGCTATCGCAATGGATGGCCAGTTCAAGTCCATCATGATCACAGCGGAAGGTATTCCTGAAAGACTTGCAAGAAAAATGAACCAGGCAGCGAGAGATGCAGGTATTACCGTTATCGGGCCTGCAACGGTCGGTGCGATCGCTCCGGGTGCATTCAAGATCGCGAACATCGGTGGTACTATCGAGAATATCGTGAACTCAAAACTCCACAGAGCAGGTTCTTGTGGTCTTGTGACAAGATCAGGCGGTCTTTTCAACGAGCTTTCCAACATCATCGCGATCAATGCGGACGGTATTGCAGAAGGTGTTGCTATCGGTGGTGACAGATTCGTCGGTTCTGTATTTATCGACCACCTTCTCAGAATGGAAGAGAATCCGGAAGTCAAATACATGATCCTTCTTGGTGAAGTAGGTGGTACGGAAGAGTACAAAGTGATCGAAGCGGTCAAAGATGGCAGGATCAAGAAACCTGTCATCGCATGGTGTATCGGTACGATCGCCAAGCATTTCTCTTCGGGTGTACAGTTCGGTCACGCAGGTGCTTCCGCAAATGCAGATGCTGAAACGGCTGAAGCTAAGAACAAAGCGATGGCCGAAGCAGGTATTCATGTACCTGAGTCATTCAACGACCTTCCTGCCAAGATTGCTGAAGTGTACAACACACTTAAAGCAGAAGGTATCATCGGTGAGATCGAAGAGCCTGAACTCAGAATCGTACCAAAGGTCAGAAGACCGAAGCAGTTCATCTGTACAATCTCTGATGACAGAGGTGAAGAAGCGACATATGCCGGCTTCCCTATCTCTTCAGTGGCAACACCTGATACAGGTAAAGGTATCGGCGATGTCATCTCCCTTCTCTGGTTCAAGAAACAGTATCCGAAATGGGCGACTGACTTCATTGAAACGGTTATCAAAACAGTTGCTGACCACGGTCCTGCTGTTTCAGGTGCACACAATGCCAAAGTAACTGCAAGAGCAGGTAAATCAGTCGTAGAAGCACTGGTGACAGGTCTTTTGACCATTGGACCAAGATTCGGTGGTGCCATCGATGGTGCAGCGAAGTATTTTAAACATGCTGATGACAATGATATGACGCCGGCTGAATTCCTGAAGTATATGAAAGGTGAGGGTGTACCGATCCCTGGAATCGGACACAGAATCAAATCTTTGAAAAACCCTGACCTTCGTGTTACAGGTCTTATGAACTATGCGGCAGAGCACTTCCCTGCAACACCGCTTCTTGATTATGCAAGAACAGTTGAAGCACTTACTACAAGTAAGAAAGAGAACCTCATTCTCAACGTGGATGGAACGATCGGTATTCTTATGGTAGATATGTGGAGAGCACTTGGTTACTCTGAAAACGAGATCAATGACTTCATCGAGTCCGGTACACTGAATGCCTTCTTTATCGTTGGTAGATCGATCGGATTCATCGGTCACGTACTTGATGAGAAGAGATTGGCTATGCCAATGTACAGACATCCAATGGATGATATCCTATACGATGTTCAGAAAGCTGAACCTATCGCATAA